The following are from one region of the Bacillus sp. (in: firmicutes) genome:
- a CDS encoding DNA primase has product MYKGYLKGFGKHAATSFKDGAKLLSYHTARKEDSYVGILEDDYIMVDVDDIDAADILLDIVDDKNIQCSVLETDNGYHFYFKGYDITANKIKWYSNIGLLCDYKLGIKNTADPLKINGKTRKWIRKADNHEPLPVWLYPYSNKNPNLTKLTEGDGRNDKLFTYILKMQSQGMAKKDIKDTIFIINKYILEEPVEQRELDIILRDEAFMKESFFIKGSFQHEKFGDFLINEHHICKIANVLHIYQDGVYSDKQEYIEGAMIKHIPNLKRMQRQETLAYLQLKAKEKNFSSTKYVPVKNGVFNLETWELEDFSPDIITRNKIPVAYIKDAYYDVTDKTLSKLAVNDKKIRAILEEILGYILFRRNEFAAMFVLTGGGSNGKSSFLKIIRELVGSENTSSLDLKELDQRFKTAELFGKLVNIGDDIDKAYIKSTGVLKKLSTGEALNVERKGKDPFDFTNYAKLIFSANEMPRINDYSDGLGRRLQIVPFKAKFSANDDDFDPFITDKLLSDESMQYVLNLALNALKRLLKNKQFTKSKLVEREMEKYQEENNPIISFINNEEVDLERAVVKDVYDMYRLYCSDNGYQAVSLAKFSSQIRQLYGYISDSKYVDGKSKRIYVKEE; this is encoded by the coding sequence ATTTATAAAGGCTACCTGAAAGGTTTCGGAAAACATGCGGCAACCAGTTTTAAAGATGGTGCTAAGTTACTATCCTATCATACTGCCAGAAAAGAAGATTCCTATGTTGGTATTTTGGAAGATGACTACATTATGGTTGATGTTGATGATATCGATGCAGCTGATATATTACTAGACATAGTAGATGATAAAAATATTCAATGCTCAGTCCTGGAAACCGATAATGGATATCATTTTTACTTCAAAGGTTATGACATAACGGCAAATAAAATTAAGTGGTATTCCAACATAGGGTTACTTTGTGATTATAAGTTAGGTATTAAAAATACCGCGGATCCACTCAAAATTAATGGCAAAACAAGAAAATGGATTCGAAAAGCTGACAATCATGAACCGTTGCCAGTGTGGTTATATCCATATAGTAATAAAAATCCTAACCTAACAAAGTTAACTGAAGGTGACGGCCGGAACGATAAATTATTTACCTACATTTTAAAAATGCAGTCTCAAGGAATGGCAAAAAAGGATATAAAAGATACCATATTCATCATTAACAAATACATCCTAGAAGAGCCAGTGGAACAACGTGAACTAGATATTATTCTTCGTGATGAAGCATTCATGAAAGAGTCTTTTTTTATAAAAGGCTCTTTCCAACACGAAAAGTTCGGTGATTTTCTTATAAATGAGCATCATATTTGTAAAATAGCTAACGTACTGCACATTTACCAAGATGGTGTATACAGTGATAAACAGGAATACATTGAGGGCGCCATGATTAAGCATATTCCCAATCTCAAACGTATGCAGCGTCAAGAAACATTGGCATACTTACAACTGAAAGCGAAAGAAAAAAACTTCTCATCTACCAAATATGTGCCAGTTAAAAACGGAGTATTTAATTTGGAAACATGGGAATTAGAAGATTTTTCACCTGATATTATCACAAGAAATAAAATACCAGTCGCTTACATAAAGGATGCCTACTATGATGTGACTGATAAAACATTATCAAAGCTGGCTGTAAATGACAAAAAAATACGGGCAATTTTAGAAGAAATCTTGGGTTATATTTTATTCCGCCGTAATGAATTTGCAGCAATGTTTGTACTAACTGGGGGTGGAAGTAATGGAAAATCGTCATTTTTAAAGATAATTCGTGAACTAGTAGGTTCGGAAAATACATCTTCACTTGACTTGAAAGAGCTAGACCAGCGATTTAAAACCGCCGAACTGTTTGGAAAGTTAGTTAATATTGGTGATGATATCGATAAGGCATATATTAAAAGTACAGGCGTGTTGAAAAAACTCTCTACTGGTGAAGCATTAAACGTTGAGCGAAAAGGAAAGGATCCATTCGATTTTACGAATTATGCAAAACTCATTTTCTCAGCTAATGAAATGCCGCGTATTAATGATTATTCAGATGGGTTGGGCAGACGGTTGCAGATTGTCCCATTCAAAGCAAAATTCAGCGCAAATGATGATGATTTTGACCCCTTTATTACTGATAAATTACTGTCAGATGAATCTATGCAGTATGTACTTAATTTAGCGTTAAATGCGCTGAAGCGATTACTTAAAAACAAACAGTTTACGAAATCGAAACTAGTCGAACGGGAAATGGAAAAATACCAGGAAGAAAATAATCCGATTATTAGTTTTATCAATAATGAAGAGGTTGATTTGGAACGTGCAGTCGTCAAAGATGTCTATGATATGTACAGATTGTATTGTTCTGACAATGGGTATCAAGCAGTATCATTGGCAAAGTTTAGTAGTCAAATAAGACAATTATATGGGTATATTTCAGATTCAAAATATGTTGATGGAAAATCTAAAAGAATTTATGTAAAAGAAGAATGA